Genomic DNA from Desulfurivibrio alkaliphilus AHT 2:
CCCAATCCGTACAGCCAGTCACAAAAGCCTGAAAAATCCGCAAAGAAACCCATTCGTGTCGAAATGCTTCTTTGGTTTTGCTCTTTGTTTTCGCCTTTAATTTGGCCTGAAAAATCTTATTTGCCTTGCCAAAATCGTGAAACAACCCTGCCAATCCCGCCAGCAGAGCTACATCTTCCATGGTATGCCAGTCATTTTCCCGTTCCGTGCGGAGTATGTCACGGGTAGTCGTATTGGTTGGCACCGCTCCACTGGCGCTGAATTTTCGAGCGTTGCCAACAATCCAGAGCATTTCCGTCCGATTGGCCGCTCTTATCCAGTGGCAGGCCACGGCTGTGTTGCGCCGAGCACTCCTGCGCAACATTTTGCGCAGTGTGTGCAGGCCTTCCTGGGTAATGGCGGTTTGCCAGGTACGTTCCCCTTTACGTTCTGCAAAATGATCCAAAACCCGACGTGTTACGGGCAGAGCATTCTTGCTGCACTGCGAAATCAAAAGGATATTCACCGGCCCACCTTGCTTAGAGCGGATGCTGTCTCTTTCAGACAATCGATCATGATATCCAGGGCGCCGAAACGGTTGAAACCCTGAGTGCAACGTTGCCTGAACTCCATATCATCCTCACCGTTTGTAGCCGCGATGAAAGCCTGCGGCAAGACCATGGCATCCTTGACCAAATCAGCGATATCAAAGACCAGACCGCCCCGGCGGGTTTTACCGTGTAAAACCGACAAACCATGCGGTAGCCCCAAAACCCAGGCCGCCGTGGCTCCCAATCCGTAAGCCAGATAGTTACCGTGATCCAGAAAACGATTGGCCGCGTCAATCCCCGCTCCGCGTTTTGAACGGGTAAAGTCGCCATATCGAACTGTGTTTGCTGCAATCTTGTAAAGTGCTTTGGTAAGTTTCGCCTCCTGAGCCAGGATTTCATTGGTATCTATGGCCTGTTCCGTTTTGGTGCGAAACTCTGCCAATAAACCAGTCAGCTTGGATTCATCAACAACAAAGCCATCTTCCCGCTCCAGTTTTTTACCAAGCCAGATTTTGGCAATCTGTTCCATACGCACCACCTGGAACCCCTTGGCTGCTTCAACACGTTTTTCTTCGTCAAACCAAAAGCTTACCCAGTGCTGCAAATACTCTGTCGGCCGGTATTCGCTTTGTGAGGTCAACCATGAAATGTCAACCTGCACTTCATTGGCGGCGAACAGTGGCGTTCCATCGCCACCGCAAAAACCAACCAATACTCCCGCTTTGGCCAATTCCCGCATCGCCGACTGGGTAATGGAAGTGCCGGTGCCAAGCAGGATTGAAGTGGTATTGG
This window encodes:
- the cas1f gene encoding type I-F CRISPR-associated endonuclease Cas1f gives rise to the protein MENFTPSDLKTILHSKRANIYYLEHCRVLVSGGRVEYVTEEGRKSLYWNIPIANTTSILLGTGTSITQSAMRELAKAGVLVGFCGGDGTPLFAANEVQVDISWLTSQSEYRPTEYLQHWVSFWFDEEKRVEAAKGFQVVRMEQIAKIWLGKKLEREDGFVVDESKLTGLLAEFRTKTEQAIDTNEILAQEAKLTKALYKIAANTVRYGDFTRSKRGAGIDAANRFLDHGNYLAYGLGATAAWVLGLPHGLSVLHGKTRRGGLVFDIADLVKDAMVLPQAFIAATNGEDDMEFRQRCTQGFNRFGALDIMIDCLKETASALSKVGR